A single window of Anopheles moucheti chromosome 2, idAnoMoucSN_F20_07, whole genome shotgun sequence DNA harbors:
- the LOC128299680 gene encoding serine/threonine-protein kinase Tao isoform X2 produces MRPGSLKDPEIAELFNKHDPEKIFEDLREIGHGSFGAVYYAKCNLTPEIVAIKKMSYMGKQSMEKWQDILKEIRFLRQLNHPNTIEYKGCYLHENTAWLVMEYCVGSASDIIEVHKRPLKEDEISAICDGVLRGLSYLHGLGRIHRDIKAGNILLTEQGIVKLADFGSAAIKCPANSFVGTPYWMAPEVILAMDEGQYDGKVDVWSLGITCIELAERKPPYFNMNAMSALYHIAQNDAPSLQAQEWSDMFRNFVDFCLKKSPIDRPTSTQLLKHTFVTRVRSPNVLIDLIARTKAAVRELDNLNYRKMKKILMVDCETESNIGDAEDTPDEQIGGDSSKSNSITSEHSLPSVDQQQHGGVGSGLMRNSSRSRPTNPMSSMHNNSAGGNVRDSMLSNVMMAGIGGSGSGSGMMMAGGGGMGGSVGMSASGIQGGSAGAAGGQTNIGANMVYHHHNSSSPVAPSHHHPQHNHNHVSQVAASVVADHGANNFATIRTTSIVTKQQKEHMQEMHEQMSGYKRMRREHQAALVKLEEKCKVEMEQHKSALDKEYDLLLHNFTRELDKQSAKHQQEIVRRIKQNDAAEKKLHKEISTRQEGDRKAFEIHRKKEYKANKERWKRELSMDDTTPKRQRDATLQSQKDNLKQAEQQEEQRLLRVQKNYIELEMRKFRRKKMGLLHDLEDQLLRDELSKKQQQLEQAHAMLIKHHEKTQDLEYRQQKSVHALREEQISKQHESELRNQKEYMDRAERELLRRHALELKQQPKSLKQKELQIRKQFRETCKTQTIQYKALKRQILQTTPKEDQKAVIKQLKEEQHRKLTLLGDQYEQSIADMLQKQSLRLDESQEVECHQLKDRLQYELDILTAYQSKNRMQAQAQRDRERKELEDRVSVRRALLESKMETELQQFNQERAERIRQLKEKHDKQLEAFDEESARMGFSALALAEASKETYPDEEGSLSGSMLSLAHSNSSTSFPAGSL; encoded by the exons ATGAGGCCGGGAAGCCTAAAAGACCCCGAGATAGCAGAACTCTTCAACAAACATGATCCGGAAAAGATATTCGAAGATTTGCGCGAAATCGGGCACGGTTCGTTCGGTGCGGTGTATTACGCAAAATGCAACCTTACGCCCGAGATCGTCGCAATCAAGAAGATGTCCTACATGGGCAAGCAGAGCATGGAGAAGTGGCAGGACATCCTGAAGGAGATACGCTTCCTGAGGCAACTAAACCATCCGAACACGATCGAGTACAAGGGATGCTATTTACACGAAAACACGGCATGGCTCGTGATGGAGTATTGTGTTGGGTCTGCATCGGACATCATCGAAGTGCACAAGCGCCCGCTAAAGGAGGACGAAATCTCCGCCATATGCGATGGTGTGCTGCGGGGGTTGAGCTACCTGCACGGTCTCGGTCGAATCCATCG TGACATTAAGGCTGGCAACATTTTGCTCACCGAGCAGGGTATTGTGAAGCTCGCCGATTTCGGCAGTGCCGCCATCAAGTGCCCGGCGAACAGTTTCGTCGGAACGCCCTACTGGATGGCACCGGAAGTAATTCTAGCGATGGACGAGGGCCAGTACGATGGGAAGGTGGATGTGTGGTCACTTGGCATCACCTGCATCGAGTTAGCAGAACGGAAACCTCCGTACTTCAACATGAACGCTATGTCGGCATTGTATCATATTGCGCAGAATGATGCACCATCGCTCCAGGCACAGGAGTGGTCGGATATGTTCCGTAACTTTGTCGATTTCTGTCTGAAAAAGTCACCAATTGATCGGCCCACGTCAACACAGCTTCTAAAACATACGTTCGTAACAAGAGTTCGGTCGCCGAATGTGTTGATTGATTTAATTGCCAG AACAAAAGCAGCTGTGAGGGAACTAGACAATCTGAACTATCGCAAGATGAAAAAAATCTTGATGGTGGATTGCGAGACGGAAAGCAACATTGGCGACGCGGAGGATACGCCGGACGAGCAGATCGGTGGCGACAGCAGCAAGAGCAACAGTATCACTTCCGAACACTCACTGCCATCGGtcgatcagcagcagcacggtgGAGTAGGTAGCGGCCTGATGAGGAATTCGTCTCGATCCCGACCGACCAATCCGATGTCATCGATGCATAACAATTCGGCGGGTGGCAATGTGAGGGATAGCATGCTTTCGAACGTCATGATGGCCGGTATCGGTGGCAGTGGATCGGGCAGCGGCATGATGATGGCGGGTGGCGGCGGAATGGGTGGCAGCGTTGGCATGAGCGCAAGTGGAATTCAGGGCGGTAGCGCGGGTGCGGCTGGTGGGCAAACGAATATCGGTGCTAACATGGTCTATCACCATCACAACTCCTCTAGTCCCGTTGCACCATCGCACCATCACCCGCAGCACAACCACAACCACGTGTCGCAGGTGGCGGCCAGTGTCGTCGCCGATCATGGTGCCAACAACTTTGCTACCATCCGTACGACCAGTATTGTGACGAAGCAACAGAAGGAACACATGCAG GAAATGCACGAGCAAATGTCGGGCTACAAACGTATGCGACGGGAGCATCAGGCCGCGTTGGTGAAGCTGGAGGAGAAGTGTAAGGTGGAGATGGAGCAGCATAAGTCCGCCCTGGACAAGGAGTATGATCTTTTGCTGCATAATTTTACACGAGAGCTAGACAAACAATCT GCAAAACATCAACAGGAGATTGTGCGAAGGATTAAGCAGAATGACGCGGCAGAAAAGAAGCTGCACAAGGAAATATCGACCCGACAGGAGGGCGACCGGAAGGCGTTCGAAATCCATCGAAAGAAGGAATACAAGGCAAACAAGGAACGCTGGAAGCGCGAACTATCGATGGACGATACGACGCCCAAGCGGCAACGGGATGCAACCTTGCA ATCGCAGAAGGATAACCTCAAGCAGGCGGAACAACAGGAGGAACAGCGGTTGTTGCGGGTACAGAAAAACTACATCGAGCTGGAGATGCGAAAATTTCGCAGGAAAAAGATGGGATTGCTGCATGATCTTGAGGATCAACTGTTGCGTGAC GAGCTCAgcaagaagcagcagcaactagaGCAAGCACATGCCATGCTAATCAAACACCATGAAAAAACACAGGATCTCGAGTATCGCCAGCAAAAGAGCGTACATGCACTTAGAGAAGAGCAG atATCAAAACAACATGAAAGTGAACTGCGAAACCAAAAGGAGTACATGGACAGGGCCGAGCGAGAGTTGTTACGAAGACACGCACTCGAATTGAAACAGCAGCCAAAGAGCCTGAAG CAAAAAGAACTCCAGATAAGGAAACAGTTTCGTGAAACGTGTAAAACACAAACCATCCAGTATAAGGCACTGAAGCGGCAGATACTGCAGACAACACCTAAGGAAGATCAAAAGGCTGTGATAAAGCAACTAAAGGAAGAACAACATCGTAAGTTAACACTGCTCGGTGATCAG TATGAACAAAGTATTGCTGATATGCTGCAGAAGCAAAGCCTTCGTTTGGACGAAAGCCAGGAAGTTGAGTGCCACCAGCTGAAGGATCGGTTACAGTACGAGCTAGACATTCTGACCGCCTATCAGAGCAAAAATCGCATGCAGGCGCAAGCGCAACGCGATCGGGAGCGTAAGGAATTGGAGGATCGCGTCAGTGTAAGGCGGGCACTGTTGGAGAGTAAG ATGGAAACTGAGTTGCAGCAGTTCAATCAGGAGCGTGCCGAAAGGATCCGCCAGCTGAAGGAGAAACACGACAAGCAGCTTGAGGCATTCGACGAAGAGTCTGCCCGGATGGGCTTCAG TGCATTGGCCTTAGCGGAAGCATCGAAAGAAACGTACCCGGATGAGGAAGGCAGCCTGTCCGGTTCAATGCTGAGCCTGGCGCACAGTAACAGTTCCACCAGCTTCCCGGCTGGATCTCTATAG
- the LOC128299680 gene encoding serine/threonine-protein kinase Tao isoform X3: protein MRPGSLKDPEIAELFNKHDPEKIFEDLREIGHGSFGAVYYAKCNLTPEIVAIKKMSYMGKQSMEKWQDILKEIRFLRQLNHPNTIEYKGCYLHENTAWLVMEYCVGSASDIIEVHKRPLKEDEISAICDGVLRGLSYLHGLGRIHRDIKAGNILLTEQGIVKLADFGSAAIKCPANSFVGTPYWMAPEVILAMDEGQYDGKVDVWSLGITCIELAERKPPYFNMNAMSALYHIAQNDAPSLQAQEWSDMFRNFVDFCLKKSPIDRPTSTQLLKHTFVTRVRSPNVLIDLIARTKAAVRELDNLNYRKMKKILMVDCETESNIGDAEDTPDEQIGGDSSKSNSITSEHSLPSVDQQQHGGVGSGLMRNSSRSRPTNPMSSMHNNSAGGNVRDSMLSNVMMAGIGGSGSGSGMMMAGGGGMGGSVGMSASGIQGGSAGAAGGQTNIGANMVYHHHNSSSPVAPSHHHPQHNHNHVSQVAASVVADHGANNFATIRTTSIVTKQQKEHMQVSEMHEQMSGYKRMRREHQAALVKLEEKCKVEMEQHKSALDKEYDLLLHNFTRELDKQSAKHQQEIVRRIKQNDAAEKKLHKEISTRQEGDRKAFEIHRKKEYKANKERWKRELSMDDTTPKRQRDATLQSQKDNLKQAEQQEEQRLLRVQKNYIELEMRKFRRKKMGLLHDLEDQLLRDELSKKQQQLEQAHAMLIKHHEKTQDLEYRQQKSVHALREEQISKQHESELRNQKEYMDRAERELLRRHALELKQQPKSLKQKELQIRKQFRETCKTQTIQYKALKRQILQTTPKEDQKAVIKQLKEEQHRKLTLLGDQYEQSIADMLQKQSLRLDESQEVECHQLKDRLQYELDILTAYQSKNRMQAQAQRDRERKELEDRVSVRRALLESKMETELQQFNQERAERIRQLKEKHDKQLEAFDEESARMGFSALALAEASKETYPDEEGSLSGSMLSLAHSNSSTSFPAGSL, encoded by the exons ATGAGGCCGGGAAGCCTAAAAGACCCCGAGATAGCAGAACTCTTCAACAAACATGATCCGGAAAAGATATTCGAAGATTTGCGCGAAATCGGGCACGGTTCGTTCGGTGCGGTGTATTACGCAAAATGCAACCTTACGCCCGAGATCGTCGCAATCAAGAAGATGTCCTACATGGGCAAGCAGAGCATGGAGAAGTGGCAGGACATCCTGAAGGAGATACGCTTCCTGAGGCAACTAAACCATCCGAACACGATCGAGTACAAGGGATGCTATTTACACGAAAACACGGCATGGCTCGTGATGGAGTATTGTGTTGGGTCTGCATCGGACATCATCGAAGTGCACAAGCGCCCGCTAAAGGAGGACGAAATCTCCGCCATATGCGATGGTGTGCTGCGGGGGTTGAGCTACCTGCACGGTCTCGGTCGAATCCATCG TGACATTAAGGCTGGCAACATTTTGCTCACCGAGCAGGGTATTGTGAAGCTCGCCGATTTCGGCAGTGCCGCCATCAAGTGCCCGGCGAACAGTTTCGTCGGAACGCCCTACTGGATGGCACCGGAAGTAATTCTAGCGATGGACGAGGGCCAGTACGATGGGAAGGTGGATGTGTGGTCACTTGGCATCACCTGCATCGAGTTAGCAGAACGGAAACCTCCGTACTTCAACATGAACGCTATGTCGGCATTGTATCATATTGCGCAGAATGATGCACCATCGCTCCAGGCACAGGAGTGGTCGGATATGTTCCGTAACTTTGTCGATTTCTGTCTGAAAAAGTCACCAATTGATCGGCCCACGTCAACACAGCTTCTAAAACATACGTTCGTAACAAGAGTTCGGTCGCCGAATGTGTTGATTGATTTAATTGCCAG AACAAAAGCAGCTGTGAGGGAACTAGACAATCTGAACTATCGCAAGATGAAAAAAATCTTGATGGTGGATTGCGAGACGGAAAGCAACATTGGCGACGCGGAGGATACGCCGGACGAGCAGATCGGTGGCGACAGCAGCAAGAGCAACAGTATCACTTCCGAACACTCACTGCCATCGGtcgatcagcagcagcacggtgGAGTAGGTAGCGGCCTGATGAGGAATTCGTCTCGATCCCGACCGACCAATCCGATGTCATCGATGCATAACAATTCGGCGGGTGGCAATGTGAGGGATAGCATGCTTTCGAACGTCATGATGGCCGGTATCGGTGGCAGTGGATCGGGCAGCGGCATGATGATGGCGGGTGGCGGCGGAATGGGTGGCAGCGTTGGCATGAGCGCAAGTGGAATTCAGGGCGGTAGCGCGGGTGCGGCTGGTGGGCAAACGAATATCGGTGCTAACATGGTCTATCACCATCACAACTCCTCTAGTCCCGTTGCACCATCGCACCATCACCCGCAGCACAACCACAACCACGTGTCGCAGGTGGCGGCCAGTGTCGTCGCCGATCATGGTGCCAACAACTTTGCTACCATCCGTACGACCAGTATTGTGACGAAGCAACAGAAGGAACACATGCAGGTAAGT GAAATGCACGAGCAAATGTCGGGCTACAAACGTATGCGACGGGAGCATCAGGCCGCGTTGGTGAAGCTGGAGGAGAAGTGTAAGGTGGAGATGGAGCAGCATAAGTCCGCCCTGGACAAGGAGTATGATCTTTTGCTGCATAATTTTACACGAGAGCTAGACAAACAATCT GCAAAACATCAACAGGAGATTGTGCGAAGGATTAAGCAGAATGACGCGGCAGAAAAGAAGCTGCACAAGGAAATATCGACCCGACAGGAGGGCGACCGGAAGGCGTTCGAAATCCATCGAAAGAAGGAATACAAGGCAAACAAGGAACGCTGGAAGCGCGAACTATCGATGGACGATACGACGCCCAAGCGGCAACGGGATGCAACCTTGCA ATCGCAGAAGGATAACCTCAAGCAGGCGGAACAACAGGAGGAACAGCGGTTGTTGCGGGTACAGAAAAACTACATCGAGCTGGAGATGCGAAAATTTCGCAGGAAAAAGATGGGATTGCTGCATGATCTTGAGGATCAACTGTTGCGTGAC GAGCTCAgcaagaagcagcagcaactagaGCAAGCACATGCCATGCTAATCAAACACCATGAAAAAACACAGGATCTCGAGTATCGCCAGCAAAAGAGCGTACATGCACTTAGAGAAGAGCAG atATCAAAACAACATGAAAGTGAACTGCGAAACCAAAAGGAGTACATGGACAGGGCCGAGCGAGAGTTGTTACGAAGACACGCACTCGAATTGAAACAGCAGCCAAAGAGCCTGAAG CAAAAAGAACTCCAGATAAGGAAACAGTTTCGTGAAACGTGTAAAACACAAACCATCCAGTATAAGGCACTGAAGCGGCAGATACTGCAGACAACACCTAAGGAAGATCAAAAGGCTGTGATAAAGCAACTAAAGGAAGAACAACATCGTAAGTTAACACTGCTCGGTGATCAG TATGAACAAAGTATTGCTGATATGCTGCAGAAGCAAAGCCTTCGTTTGGACGAAAGCCAGGAAGTTGAGTGCCACCAGCTGAAGGATCGGTTACAGTACGAGCTAGACATTCTGACCGCCTATCAGAGCAAAAATCGCATGCAGGCGCAAGCGCAACGCGATCGGGAGCGTAAGGAATTGGAGGATCGCGTCAGTGTAAGGCGGGCACTGTTGGAGAGTAAG ATGGAAACTGAGTTGCAGCAGTTCAATCAGGAGCGTGCCGAAAGGATCCGCCAGCTGAAGGAGAAACACGACAAGCAGCTTGAGGCATTCGACGAAGAGTCTGCCCGGATGGGCTTCAG TGCATTGGCCTTAGCGGAAGCATCGAAAGAAACGTACCCGGATGAGGAAGGCAGCCTGTCCGGTTCAATGCTGAGCCTGGCGCACAGTAACAGTTCCACCAGCTTCCCGGCTGGATCTCTATAG
- the LOC128299680 gene encoding serine/threonine-protein kinase Tao isoform X1, with translation MRPGSLKDPEIAELFNKHDPEKIFEDLREIGHGSFGAVYYAKCNLTPEIVAIKKMSYMGKQSMEKWQDILKEIRFLRQLNHPNTIEYKGCYLHENTAWLVMEYCVGSASDIIEVHKRPLKEDEISAICDGVLRGLSYLHGLGRIHRDIKAGNILLTEQGIVKLADFGSAAIKCPANSFVGTPYWMAPEVILAMDEGQYDGKVDVWSLGITCIELAERKPPYFNMNAMSALYHIAQNDAPSLQAQEWSDMFRNFVDFCLKKSPIDRPTSTQLLKHTFVTRVRSPNVLIDLIARTKAAVRELDNLNYRKMKKILMVDCETESNIGDAEDTPDEQIGGDSSKSNSITSEHSLPSVDQQQHGGVGSGLMRNSSRSRPTNPMSSMHNNSAGGNVRDSMLSNVMMAGIGGSGSGSGMMMAGGGGMGGSVGMSASGIQGGSAGAAGGQTNIGANMVYHHHNSSSPVAPSHHHPQHNHNHVSQVAASVVADHGANNFATIRTTSIVTKQQKEHMQEEMHEQMSGYKRMRREHQAALVKLEEKCKVEMEQHKSALDKEYDLLLHNFTRELDKQSAKHQQEIVRRIKQNDAAEKKLHKEISTRQEGDRKAFEIHRKKEYKANKERWKRELSMDDTTPKRQRDATLQSQKDNLKQAEQQEEQRLLRVQKNYIELEMRKFRRKKMGLLHDLEDQLLRDELSKKQQQLEQAHAMLIKHHEKTQDLEYRQQKSVHALREEQISKQHESELRNQKEYMDRAERELLRRHALELKQQPKSLKQKELQIRKQFRETCKTQTIQYKALKRQILQTTPKEDQKAVIKQLKEEQHRKLTLLGDQYEQSIADMLQKQSLRLDESQEVECHQLKDRLQYELDILTAYQSKNRMQAQAQRDRERKELEDRVSVRRALLESKMETELQQFNQERAERIRQLKEKHDKQLEAFDEESARMGFSALALAEASKETYPDEEGSLSGSMLSLAHSNSSTSFPAGSL, from the exons ATGAGGCCGGGAAGCCTAAAAGACCCCGAGATAGCAGAACTCTTCAACAAACATGATCCGGAAAAGATATTCGAAGATTTGCGCGAAATCGGGCACGGTTCGTTCGGTGCGGTGTATTACGCAAAATGCAACCTTACGCCCGAGATCGTCGCAATCAAGAAGATGTCCTACATGGGCAAGCAGAGCATGGAGAAGTGGCAGGACATCCTGAAGGAGATACGCTTCCTGAGGCAACTAAACCATCCGAACACGATCGAGTACAAGGGATGCTATTTACACGAAAACACGGCATGGCTCGTGATGGAGTATTGTGTTGGGTCTGCATCGGACATCATCGAAGTGCACAAGCGCCCGCTAAAGGAGGACGAAATCTCCGCCATATGCGATGGTGTGCTGCGGGGGTTGAGCTACCTGCACGGTCTCGGTCGAATCCATCG TGACATTAAGGCTGGCAACATTTTGCTCACCGAGCAGGGTATTGTGAAGCTCGCCGATTTCGGCAGTGCCGCCATCAAGTGCCCGGCGAACAGTTTCGTCGGAACGCCCTACTGGATGGCACCGGAAGTAATTCTAGCGATGGACGAGGGCCAGTACGATGGGAAGGTGGATGTGTGGTCACTTGGCATCACCTGCATCGAGTTAGCAGAACGGAAACCTCCGTACTTCAACATGAACGCTATGTCGGCATTGTATCATATTGCGCAGAATGATGCACCATCGCTCCAGGCACAGGAGTGGTCGGATATGTTCCGTAACTTTGTCGATTTCTGTCTGAAAAAGTCACCAATTGATCGGCCCACGTCAACACAGCTTCTAAAACATACGTTCGTAACAAGAGTTCGGTCGCCGAATGTGTTGATTGATTTAATTGCCAG AACAAAAGCAGCTGTGAGGGAACTAGACAATCTGAACTATCGCAAGATGAAAAAAATCTTGATGGTGGATTGCGAGACGGAAAGCAACATTGGCGACGCGGAGGATACGCCGGACGAGCAGATCGGTGGCGACAGCAGCAAGAGCAACAGTATCACTTCCGAACACTCACTGCCATCGGtcgatcagcagcagcacggtgGAGTAGGTAGCGGCCTGATGAGGAATTCGTCTCGATCCCGACCGACCAATCCGATGTCATCGATGCATAACAATTCGGCGGGTGGCAATGTGAGGGATAGCATGCTTTCGAACGTCATGATGGCCGGTATCGGTGGCAGTGGATCGGGCAGCGGCATGATGATGGCGGGTGGCGGCGGAATGGGTGGCAGCGTTGGCATGAGCGCAAGTGGAATTCAGGGCGGTAGCGCGGGTGCGGCTGGTGGGCAAACGAATATCGGTGCTAACATGGTCTATCACCATCACAACTCCTCTAGTCCCGTTGCACCATCGCACCATCACCCGCAGCACAACCACAACCACGTGTCGCAGGTGGCGGCCAGTGTCGTCGCCGATCATGGTGCCAACAACTTTGCTACCATCCGTACGACCAGTATTGTGACGAAGCAACAGAAGGAACACATGCAG GAGGAAATGCACGAGCAAATGTCGGGCTACAAACGTATGCGACGGGAGCATCAGGCCGCGTTGGTGAAGCTGGAGGAGAAGTGTAAGGTGGAGATGGAGCAGCATAAGTCCGCCCTGGACAAGGAGTATGATCTTTTGCTGCATAATTTTACACGAGAGCTAGACAAACAATCT GCAAAACATCAACAGGAGATTGTGCGAAGGATTAAGCAGAATGACGCGGCAGAAAAGAAGCTGCACAAGGAAATATCGACCCGACAGGAGGGCGACCGGAAGGCGTTCGAAATCCATCGAAAGAAGGAATACAAGGCAAACAAGGAACGCTGGAAGCGCGAACTATCGATGGACGATACGACGCCCAAGCGGCAACGGGATGCAACCTTGCA ATCGCAGAAGGATAACCTCAAGCAGGCGGAACAACAGGAGGAACAGCGGTTGTTGCGGGTACAGAAAAACTACATCGAGCTGGAGATGCGAAAATTTCGCAGGAAAAAGATGGGATTGCTGCATGATCTTGAGGATCAACTGTTGCGTGAC GAGCTCAgcaagaagcagcagcaactagaGCAAGCACATGCCATGCTAATCAAACACCATGAAAAAACACAGGATCTCGAGTATCGCCAGCAAAAGAGCGTACATGCACTTAGAGAAGAGCAG atATCAAAACAACATGAAAGTGAACTGCGAAACCAAAAGGAGTACATGGACAGGGCCGAGCGAGAGTTGTTACGAAGACACGCACTCGAATTGAAACAGCAGCCAAAGAGCCTGAAG CAAAAAGAACTCCAGATAAGGAAACAGTTTCGTGAAACGTGTAAAACACAAACCATCCAGTATAAGGCACTGAAGCGGCAGATACTGCAGACAACACCTAAGGAAGATCAAAAGGCTGTGATAAAGCAACTAAAGGAAGAACAACATCGTAAGTTAACACTGCTCGGTGATCAG TATGAACAAAGTATTGCTGATATGCTGCAGAAGCAAAGCCTTCGTTTGGACGAAAGCCAGGAAGTTGAGTGCCACCAGCTGAAGGATCGGTTACAGTACGAGCTAGACATTCTGACCGCCTATCAGAGCAAAAATCGCATGCAGGCGCAAGCGCAACGCGATCGGGAGCGTAAGGAATTGGAGGATCGCGTCAGTGTAAGGCGGGCACTGTTGGAGAGTAAG ATGGAAACTGAGTTGCAGCAGTTCAATCAGGAGCGTGCCGAAAGGATCCGCCAGCTGAAGGAGAAACACGACAAGCAGCTTGAGGCATTCGACGAAGAGTCTGCCCGGATGGGCTTCAG TGCATTGGCCTTAGCGGAAGCATCGAAAGAAACGTACCCGGATGAGGAAGGCAGCCTGTCCGGTTCAATGCTGAGCCTGGCGCACAGTAACAGTTCCACCAGCTTCCCGGCTGGATCTCTATAG
- the LOC128310722 gene encoding protein NipSnap, with product MSLASLRHARALLPQPVRTLTTGSALHKDESSWLSKLMVRKIEPTKNSHSRMLSEKFEIYELHTHNVRPDSVGKYLENYKNSVQIVQSKGNLSMELIGSWNVEVGDLDQCLHLWRYTGGFEMVDQAKRELSSDKSYVQLMQERGTFLRSRHLQYLLAFSYWPQLQLREGKNIYEIRSYRLKPGTMIEWGNNWARAINHRQNNNEAFAGYFSQIGRLYNVHHIWCYKDLQGRKETRESAWRSPGWDECVAYTVPLIREMHCRILAPTEFSPTQ from the exons ATGTCCTTAGCATCACTACGTCACGCACGGGCACTTCTACCGCAGCCGGTTAG GACACTGACGACGGGCAGCGCCCTGCACAAGGACGAATCGTCATGGCTGAGCAAGCTGATGGTTCGCAAGATCGAACCGACGAAAAACTCCCACAGCCGGATGCTAAGCGAGAAGTTCGAAATCTACGAGCTACACACGCACAATGTCCGTCCGGATTCGGTCGGAAAGTATCTGGAAAATTA CAAAAACTCGGTACAAATCGTACAATCAAAGGGGAACCTATCGATGGAACTGATCGGCTCGTGGAATGTGGAGGTGGGCGATCTAGACCAATGTCTCCACCTGTGGCGCTATACCGGTGGTTTCGAGATGGTTGATCAAGCAAAGCGTGAGCTGAGCAGCGATAAG AGTTACGTGCAATTGATGCAGGAACGAGGCACATTTCTGCGATCCCGGCACTTGCAGTATCTGCTCGCATTCAGCTACTGGCCCCAGCTGCAGCTGCGCGAAGGCAAAAATATATACGAAATTCGTTCCTACCGGTTGAAGCCGGGCACCATGATCGAGTGGGGCAACAATTGGGCCCGGGCCATCAACCATCGTCAGAACAACAACGAAGCGTTTGCCGGGTACTTCTCGCAAATTGGACGCTTGTACAACGTTCATCACATTTGGT GTTATAAGGATTTGCAGGGCAGAAAGGAAACGCGTGAATCGGCTTGGCGATCGCCCGGCTGGGACGAATGTGTTGCGTACACTGTGCCACTGATCCGCGAAATGCACTGCCGCATTTTGGCCCCGACGGAGTTCTCACCGAcccagtag